Proteins found in one Populus alba chromosome 14, ASM523922v2, whole genome shotgun sequence genomic segment:
- the LOC118057716 gene encoding aspartic proteinase Asp1 isoform X2, protein MEKKSKRIVSLVTMTLLFFVVMAANFRGCFSAASQTPIKGKSNMPANDPVGSSVFFRVTGNVYPTGHYSVILNIGNPPKAFDLDIDTGSDLTWVQCDAPCTGCTKPLDKLYKPKNNRVPCASSLCRAIQNSNCDIPNEQCDYEVEYADLGSSLGVLLSDHFPLRLNNGSLLQPRIAFGCGYDQKYLGPHSPPDTAGILGLGRGKASFLSQLRTLGITQNVVGHCFSRVTGGFLFFGDHLFPPSGITWTPMLRSSSDTLYSSGPADLLFGGKPTGIKGLQLIFDSGSSYTYFNAQVYQSILNLVRKDVSGKPLRDAPEEKALAVCWKTAKPIKSILDIKSFFKPLTINFIKAKNVQLQLAPEDYLIITKDGNVCLGILNGGEQGLGNLNVIGDIFMQDKVVVYDNERQQIGWFPTNCDRLPKS, encoded by the exons atggaaaagaaaagcaaaagaatCGTATCATTGGTGACGATGACGCTCTTGTTCTTTGTAGTAATGGCTGCTAATTTTCGAGGTTGCTTCTCTGCCGCCAGTCAAACACCCATCAAAGGAAAGTCAAACATGCCTGCTAATGATCCAGTTGGCTCCTCTGTTTTCTTTCGTGTCACCGGAAATGTCTATCCTACTGG GCACTACTCTGTGATTCTGAACATAGGCAACCCACCAAAGGCTTTTGACTTGGATATTGATACTGGTAGTGATCTCACCTGGGTCCAATGTGATGCTCCTTGCACAGGTTGCACTAAG CCTCTCGATAAACTTTACAAGCCAAAGAACAATCGTGTGCCTTGTGCAAGTTCCTTGTGCCGTGCCATACAAAACTCCAATTGCGACATCCCAAATGAGCAGTGTGACTATGAAGTCGAGTACGCTGATCTTGGTTCATCTCTTGGCGTGCTGCTGTCGGACCACTTTCCGCTACGATTAAACAATGGCTCTCTTCTCCAACCTAGAATCGCCTTTGG GTGTGGATATGATCAAAAATATCTTGGCCCACACTCACCGCCTGACACAGCTGGGATTCTTGGACTTGGCAGGGGAAAAGCAAGCTTTCTTTCGCAGCTACGAACCCTGGGTATCACGCAAAATGTTGTCGGACACTGTTTCAGTAGGGTAACAGGTGGCTTTTTGTTCTTTGGAGATCACCTTTTTCCGCCTTCAGGAATCACTTGGACTCCAATGCTACGCAGTTCCTCAGA CACGCTATACTCGTCAGGACCAGCAGATCTACTTTTTGGTGGAAAGCCCACTGGCATTAAGGGACTACAGCTGATTTTTGACAGCGGGAGCTCCTATACCTACTTCAATGCTCAAGTTTACCAGAGTATACTTAATCTG GTGAGGAAGGATGTTAGTGGAAAGCCATTAAGAGATGCACCGGAGGAGAAGGCACTTGCAGTGTGCTGGAAAACTGCTAAACCGATCAAATCTATTCTTGACATCAAGAGTTTTTTCAAGCCCTTAACCATAAACTTTATAAAAGCAAAGAATGTGCAGCTGCAGTTGGCGCCTGAGGACTACCTCATTATCACT AAAGATGGGAATGTGTGCTTAGGGATTTTGAACGGCGGTGAGCAAGGCCTGGGCAACCTCAATGTGATTGGAG ACATTTTTATGCAAGACAAAGTGGTGGTTTATGACAATGAGAGACAGCAGATTGGATGGTTCCCAACAAATTGCGATAGACTTCCCAAGTCCTGA
- the LOC118057716 gene encoding aspartic proteinase Asp1 isoform X1, with translation MEKKSKRIVSLVTMTLLFFVVMAANFRGCFSAASQTPIKGKSNMPANDPVGSSVFFRVTGNVYPTGHYSVILNIGNPPKAFDLDIDTGSDLTWVQCDAPCTGCTKPLDKLYKPKNNRVPCASSLCRAIQNSNCDIPNEQCDYEVEYADLGSSLGVLLSDHFPLRLNNGSLLQPRIAFGCGYDQKYLGPHSPPDTAGILGLGRGKASFLSQLRTLGITQNVVGHCFSRVTGGFLFFGDHLFPPSGITWTPMLRSSSDTLYSSGPADLLFGGKPTGIKGLQLIFDSGSSYTYFNAQVYQSILNLVRKDVSGKPLRDAPEEKALAVCWKTAKPIKSILDIKSFFKPLTINFIKAKNVQLQLAPEDYLIITKDGNVCLGILNGGEQGLGNLNVIGDIFMQDKVVVYDNERQQIGWFPTNCDRLPNVDREYNEGFSQPYAAYFGILEDHCPATYASEKTKLFTKK, from the exons atggaaaagaaaagcaaaagaatCGTATCATTGGTGACGATGACGCTCTTGTTCTTTGTAGTAATGGCTGCTAATTTTCGAGGTTGCTTCTCTGCCGCCAGTCAAACACCCATCAAAGGAAAGTCAAACATGCCTGCTAATGATCCAGTTGGCTCCTCTGTTTTCTTTCGTGTCACCGGAAATGTCTATCCTACTGG GCACTACTCTGTGATTCTGAACATAGGCAACCCACCAAAGGCTTTTGACTTGGATATTGATACTGGTAGTGATCTCACCTGGGTCCAATGTGATGCTCCTTGCACAGGTTGCACTAAG CCTCTCGATAAACTTTACAAGCCAAAGAACAATCGTGTGCCTTGTGCAAGTTCCTTGTGCCGTGCCATACAAAACTCCAATTGCGACATCCCAAATGAGCAGTGTGACTATGAAGTCGAGTACGCTGATCTTGGTTCATCTCTTGGCGTGCTGCTGTCGGACCACTTTCCGCTACGATTAAACAATGGCTCTCTTCTCCAACCTAGAATCGCCTTTGG GTGTGGATATGATCAAAAATATCTTGGCCCACACTCACCGCCTGACACAGCTGGGATTCTTGGACTTGGCAGGGGAAAAGCAAGCTTTCTTTCGCAGCTACGAACCCTGGGTATCACGCAAAATGTTGTCGGACACTGTTTCAGTAGGGTAACAGGTGGCTTTTTGTTCTTTGGAGATCACCTTTTTCCGCCTTCAGGAATCACTTGGACTCCAATGCTACGCAGTTCCTCAGA CACGCTATACTCGTCAGGACCAGCAGATCTACTTTTTGGTGGAAAGCCCACTGGCATTAAGGGACTACAGCTGATTTTTGACAGCGGGAGCTCCTATACCTACTTCAATGCTCAAGTTTACCAGAGTATACTTAATCTG GTGAGGAAGGATGTTAGTGGAAAGCCATTAAGAGATGCACCGGAGGAGAAGGCACTTGCAGTGTGCTGGAAAACTGCTAAACCGATCAAATCTATTCTTGACATCAAGAGTTTTTTCAAGCCCTTAACCATAAACTTTATAAAAGCAAAGAATGTGCAGCTGCAGTTGGCGCCTGAGGACTACCTCATTATCACT AAAGATGGGAATGTGTGCTTAGGGATTTTGAACGGCGGTGAGCAAGGCCTGGGCAACCTCAATGTGATTGGAG ACATTTTTATGCAAGACAAAGTGGTGGTTTATGACAATGAGAGACAGCAGATTGGATGGTTCCCAACAAATTGCGATAGACTTCCCAA CGTGGATCGTGAATATAATGAAGGTTTTTCCCAGCCTTATGCGGCCTACTTTGGTATCCTAGAGGATCATTGTCCTGCAACCTATGCTTCTGAGAAGACCAAACTTTTCACCAAAAAATAG
- the LOC118057787 gene encoding guanine nucleotide-binding protein subunit gamma 2 encodes MDERQPVSSLEEPKRDESVAAETPGSLPRTGPNSFLSKHRMAAAITQLQSQINSIQEELDQLDTFGESSIVCKELVSGVESIPDPLLPSTQGPVNASWDRWFKGNQNSRRRWI; translated from the exons ATGGACGAGCGACAACCAGTGTCATCACTTGAAGAACCAAAAAGGGACGAGTCAGTGGCAGCAGAAACACCAGGTTCTCTTCCAAGAACAGGGCCCAACAGTTTCCTCAGTAAGCATAGAATGGCAGCTGCAATCACCCAACTTCAGAGTCAAATCAATTCCATACAG GAGGAGCTGGACCAACTTGATACATTCGGTGAATCATCGATTGTTTGCAAAGA ACTCGTATCAGGTGTTGAATCGATTCCTGACCCGCTACTTCCGTC GACTCAGGGTCCGGTAAACGCTAGCTGGGATCGGTGGTTCAAAGGAAACCAGAACTCGCGAAGACGGTGGATCTAA